The DNA window CGTTCAGCGGCGGATATCCAGCACCTCTGCCTCGAATGAGCGCTGGTACGCCTTCATTGCTCGAGGCACGGCTACTGCTCGAGGCCGGACACCTCAACACCTACGTGAGCCGGCTCTACTACGCCTGTTTCTACGCCGTGTCCAGCAGTAGAATGTGCCATGACCACGCGCCTCCAGCACGTCAGCGTCCCCCGGCCGCCCGGCAGCGACGACAGGGCACGGGCCTTTTACGGAGGGCTTCTCGGCCTCGAGGAGCTTCCCCCGCCCGCCGCGCTCGAGGGCGTCCTCTGGTACAGGCTGGGCGCGGTCGAGCTTCACCTCTTCAGCGAGCGCGAGCGCTTGCCGGAGTTGCGGCAGCACCTCTGCCTCGAGGTGGACGACCTCGAGGCGCTGCGGGAAAGGCTGGAAGTGGCCGGCGTCGCCACCCAAGACGCCACGCCCATTCCCGGCCGGCCGCGCTTCTTTTGCCGCGACCCCTTCGGCAACCGGCTCGAGTTCACGGCGGTGACCGGCGATTACCGCGAGCTCGGCTAGGCGCGCTCGAGCAGGGCGGCCCGGAGCGCCCCCATGCGCGGCTCGAGCGCTTCGACTGCGGTAGGCTCGTCCCAGAGACGCTCGAG is part of the Deinococcota bacterium genome and encodes:
- a CDS encoding glyoxalase, encoding MTTRLQHVSVPRPPGSDDRARAFYGGLLGLEELPPPAALEGVLWYRLGAVELHLFSERERLPELRQHLCLEVDDLEALRERLEVAGVATQDATPIPGRPRFFCRDPFGNRLEFTAVTGDYRELG